From Amycolatopsis sp. YIM 10, the proteins below share one genomic window:
- a CDS encoding site-2 protease family protein, producing the protein MHRSATRPSPLFYALLAVTVAGGVIMALQSPFPFEDGRLFLGERDWLGTAGAVLLILGGWAVSLVLHEFGHALVAYRGGDHEVAAKGYLTMDIRRYTDPVFSILIPLLILAIGGIPLPGGAVWINRWALRSRSVSSWVSLAGPLSNLALGILLTVSVALIPMPTGLTIGLSYLASLQILAFVINILPVPGLDGYGAIEPYLSPQAREFGAKARPWAPLVLFALILAVPAVGNALWTLTDLVFDSVGGNSVASQVGQYAFRFWSY; encoded by the coding sequence GTGCACCGATCTGCCACCCGCCCAAGTCCCTTGTTCTACGCCCTGTTGGCGGTCACCGTCGCGGGCGGGGTCATCATGGCCCTGCAGAGCCCGTTCCCGTTCGAGGACGGCCGCTTGTTCCTCGGTGAGCGCGACTGGCTCGGCACCGCCGGCGCCGTGCTGCTGATCCTCGGCGGCTGGGCGGTTTCGTTGGTGCTCCACGAGTTCGGCCACGCGCTGGTGGCCTACCGCGGCGGCGATCACGAGGTGGCCGCCAAGGGCTATCTGACGATGGACATCCGCCGGTACACCGATCCGGTCTTCTCCATCCTGATCCCGCTGCTGATCCTGGCCATCGGCGGCATCCCGCTGCCCGGCGGCGCGGTGTGGATCAACCGCTGGGCGCTCCGGTCCCGGTCGGTGTCGTCCTGGGTCTCGCTCGCCGGGCCGCTGAGCAATCTCGCGCTCGGCATCCTGCTGACCGTCTCGGTGGCGCTGATCCCGATGCCCACCGGGCTCACCATCGGGTTGTCCTACCTGGCCTCGCTGCAGATCCTCGCGTTCGTCATCAACATCCTGCCGGTGCCGGGACTCGACGGGTACGGCGCGATCGAGCCGTACCTCTCCCCTCAGGCACGTGAATTCGGTGCGAAGGCACGGCCGTGGGCACCGCTGGTGCTCTTCGCGCTCATCCTCGCGGTGCCCGCGGTTGGCAACGCCCTGTGGACCCTGACCGACCTGGTCTTCGATTCCGTCGGCGGCAACTCCGTGGCTTCGCAGGTGGGTCAGTACGCCTTCCGCTTCTGGAGCTACTGA
- a CDS encoding DUF3499 domain-containing protein encodes MPSVRKCSRTGCLEPAVATLTYAYSDSTAVVGPLATASEPHSYDLCEEHALRLTAPRGWEVVRHEGGFAAPQPSGDELTALAEAVREAGRQDGPPAQAEPEAPSGRRGHLRVLPDPIKH; translated from the coding sequence GTGCCGAGCGTACGAAAGTGTTCGCGGACAGGGTGCCTGGAGCCCGCTGTCGCCACGCTGACCTACGCCTACAGCGACTCGACCGCTGTCGTGGGACCGTTGGCGACGGCCTCCGAGCCGCACTCCTACGACCTGTGCGAGGAGCACGCCCTGCGGCTGACCGCGCCGAGGGGCTGGGAGGTCGTACGCCACGAGGGCGGCTTCGCCGCACCACAGCCCTCTGGTGACGAGCTCACCGCACTCGCCGAAGCCGTCCGGGAGGCAGGCCGCCAGGACGGCCCGCCCGCCCAGGCCGAGCCGGAAGCGCCGTCCGGGCGCCGCGGCCATCTACGGGTCCTGCCGGACCCGATCAAGCATTAG
- a CDS encoding SIS domain-containing protein has protein sequence MVIDDTLLDDASRLADVDERGLLRATAMSGAQVRATTEAAAEIGLADRLDVGRPRALVLLARPGVGRTVTNVLAALLTPTCPVPIVVCDSVPSWIGALDVVVAHTEQGDDRELAVSLERAARYGATVVLSAPPDGPVAAAVSGRGLLLTPRIPVPPELSFPRAFATGLLTANALGVLVADVEALADQLDAEAERDQPNHESFVNPAKVLALRLADRTPLLWGLDPVAVAVAGHAAHSFAAHSAMVCDVADYHQALARPALHRAAVGSTTERDIFADPDEGGLPQPRVLLLSLRSGAGAEAARRQAEDMLAGVDVLAPAEEIDADEPTRAAVLALRFELAAVYLGLATGSIPGAGRYTSATA, from the coding sequence ATGGTGATTGACGACACGCTGCTCGACGACGCGTCGCGACTGGCCGACGTCGACGAGCGCGGCCTGCTGCGGGCCACCGCGATGTCGGGGGCCCAGGTCAGGGCCACCACCGAGGCGGCGGCCGAGATCGGCCTCGCCGACCGGCTGGACGTCGGCCGCCCGCGGGCGCTGGTGCTGCTGGCCAGGCCGGGCGTCGGCCGCACGGTGACCAACGTGCTCGCCGCGCTGCTCACCCCGACCTGCCCGGTGCCGATCGTCGTCTGCGATTCGGTGCCGTCGTGGATCGGCGCGCTGGACGTGGTGGTGGCGCACACCGAGCAGGGTGACGACCGGGAGCTGGCGGTGTCGCTGGAGCGGGCCGCCCGCTACGGCGCGACCGTGGTGCTCTCGGCCCCGCCGGACGGCCCGGTGGCCGCCGCGGTGTCCGGCCGCGGCCTGCTGCTCACACCGCGCATCCCGGTGCCGCCGGAGCTGTCGTTCCCGCGTGCCTTCGCGACCGGCCTGCTCACCGCCAACGCGCTGGGCGTGCTGGTGGCCGACGTGGAGGCGCTGGCCGACCAGCTGGACGCCGAGGCCGAACGCGACCAGCCCAACCACGAGTCCTTCGTGAACCCGGCGAAGGTGCTCGCGCTGCGCCTGGCCGACCGCACCCCGCTGCTGTGGGGGCTGGACCCGGTGGCCGTGGCCGTGGCCGGGCACGCCGCGCACTCGTTCGCCGCGCATTCGGCGATGGTCTGCGACGTGGCCGACTACCATCAGGCGCTCGCCCGCCCGGCGCTGCACCGCGCCGCGGTCGGCAGCACCACCGAACGTGACATCTTCGCCGATCCGGACGAAGGCGGGCTGCCGCAGCCGAGGGTGCTGCTGCTCTCGCTGCGGTCCGGTGCCGGCGCCGAAGCCGCCCGGCGACAGGCCGAGGACATGCTCGCCGGGGTCGACGTGCTCGCTCCCGCCGAGGAGATCGACGCCGACGAGCCCACCAGGGCGGCGGTGCTCGCGCTGCGGTTCGAACTCGCCGCGGTCTACCTGGGGCTGGCGACGGGAAGCATTCCCGGGGCAGGCCGCTACACGTCCGCGACCGCGTGA
- a CDS encoding glycosyltransferase family 2 protein, translated as MPSFATVPVLAVLVCHNGEAWLPLALSALRRSGPRPRHVLAVDTGSTDRTPALLAEAADPEAAVGGEGPILDGILTLTGETGFAEAVSAAVSHATERWGDPGSWIWLLHDDCAPEPDCLDRLLRAAETSPSAGVLGPISVDWTDPRLITEAGLSTDASGHRQSVAGELENRPEQSTEVLAVPSAGVLVRRELWTELGGFDPEIPLLREDIDFGWRANAAGSVVLSVPTARMRHVRALATGQRTAHAVPDGLTAADRALGLRTFLVNCSAPSFWWGLPRLLLLCLLRGLGFALLRRGNRAAAEFRAIGYLAGGRAGLRAARRKRAAHRGSVRGLLIGRFVRLRNATRALVLSLIRRRVASEAALGRLPETTAAETAWIPPEAMGGATGGRRPVGPDALPAGVRSSGRSLVSGLRRPAGVVAVELPDEPAAEPERPRPSPGPREVPRELVFVEVNRKRILAATVFSPPVVLFVVLTAIALVTNSGRLGFDLAGGHLLPVGGLGQLWSDYLASWHAVGGGTAAAAPPTLAVLGLLGAVFQPIGGPATLVALVLLLQAPIAALLAYAVTRRLRVHRWVRAAVAAGYGLLPAATAGAAQGRFDVVAAHLLLPVVLAGIVAVLTAERRKWLHTSVLCALGLALFGAFTPLGHALALVGLVVAFVVLPAPGLLLRRAASVVIVVFLPLLLLLPWPAVLVRYPKFLLHGLGAPGGAQPGAGELFGLAPGGPGAWPVGVVVLAAALMALILRPTARAVPGLLLALLGAAGVVLVRSVEVADTPGGVLTPGFAGVPLLVAGAGLLWAVLAACERTTTPSAAWLPKAAAIGGVVLLAVLATGALVAGRDGPLTADGGLRLADPLTNELAQTQRSVLVLAGGGEPARQASGRLPSYGDDDLVPTTGARERLADWQVNLLSGVREPVQEALAGMAADGVLFVVLPPGVDSAPIQAIAEEQVAAAPPAADGRQVLRLTTVGGPVVLISPELAQRAVNGRPPEIQSADASVAGTAVVEAVPPEVRVRVSDGPAGRLLVLAADEEPGWKATVNGERAAIVRAWGHQVAVAVPTRQAEVVVEYSGGGRNILLLVQVAALLFAALTAVPSRRGHSPSITSGSTPR; from the coding sequence GTGCCGAGCTTCGCCACCGTGCCCGTTCTCGCGGTTTTGGTCTGCCACAACGGGGAAGCGTGGCTGCCGCTGGCGTTGTCCGCGTTGCGCCGCAGCGGCCCGCGCCCCCGTCACGTGCTCGCCGTGGACACCGGTTCCACGGACCGGACACCGGCGCTGCTCGCCGAAGCCGCCGATCCGGAGGCCGCGGTCGGCGGCGAAGGCCCGATCCTTGACGGAATTCTCACACTCACGGGTGAAACCGGCTTCGCCGAAGCGGTTTCCGCCGCGGTGTCCCACGCCACCGAGCGCTGGGGCGATCCCGGTTCGTGGATCTGGCTGCTGCACGACGACTGCGCGCCGGAGCCGGACTGCCTCGACCGGTTGCTGCGCGCGGCCGAAACCTCACCCTCGGCGGGGGTGCTCGGCCCTATTTCGGTCGACTGGACAGATCCACGCCTGATCACCGAAGCCGGGCTGTCCACCGACGCTTCCGGGCACCGGCAGTCGGTGGCCGGTGAGCTGGAGAACCGGCCGGAGCAGAGCACCGAGGTGCTCGCCGTGCCCAGCGCCGGGGTGCTGGTGCGCCGTGAACTGTGGACCGAGCTGGGTGGCTTCGATCCCGAGATCCCGTTGCTGCGCGAGGACATCGACTTCGGCTGGCGGGCGAACGCGGCGGGCAGCGTGGTGCTGTCCGTGCCGACCGCGCGGATGCGGCACGTGCGCGCGCTGGCCACCGGGCAGCGGACCGCGCACGCGGTGCCGGACGGGCTGACCGCCGCGGATCGCGCGCTCGGCCTGCGCACCTTCCTGGTGAACTGCTCGGCGCCGTCGTTCTGGTGGGGACTGCCGAGGCTGCTGCTGCTCTGCCTGTTGCGCGGACTGGGTTTTGCCTTGCTGCGCCGGGGAAATCGAGCCGCCGCGGAATTCAGGGCGATCGGCTACCTCGCCGGTGGGCGCGCAGGACTTCGAGCGGCGCGCCGGAAGCGGGCCGCTCACCGCGGTTCCGTTCGCGGTTTGCTGATCGGCCGGTTCGTCCGGCTCCGCAACGCGACCCGCGCGCTGGTGCTGTCGTTGATCCGGCGCCGGGTGGCGAGCGAGGCCGCGCTCGGCAGGTTGCCCGAAACCACCGCGGCCGAAACCGCCTGGATCCCACCGGAGGCGATGGGCGGTGCCACCGGCGGCCGTCGTCCGGTCGGACCGGACGCGCTGCCCGCCGGTGTGCGCAGTTCCGGTCGCTCGCTGGTGTCCGGGCTGCGTCGGCCGGCCGGGGTGGTCGCGGTCGAACTGCCCGACGAACCCGCCGCCGAACCGGAACGGCCACGACCGTCGCCCGGTCCGCGTGAGGTGCCGCGCGAACTCGTTTTTGTCGAAGTGAACCGGAAGCGGATCCTCGCCGCGACGGTGTTTTCGCCGCCAGTGGTGCTTTTTGTGGTGCTGACCGCGATCGCGCTGGTGACCAACTCGGGGCGGCTCGGCTTCGACCTGGCCGGTGGGCACCTGCTGCCGGTCGGCGGGCTGGGGCAGTTGTGGTCGGACTACCTGGCGTCGTGGCACGCGGTCGGCGGCGGCACGGCGGCCGCGGCACCGCCGACGCTGGCCGTGCTCGGCCTGCTCGGCGCGGTGTTCCAGCCGATCGGCGGTCCGGCCACGCTGGTCGCGCTGGTGCTGCTGCTCCAGGCGCCGATCGCCGCGCTGCTGGCATACGCGGTGACGCGGCGGCTGCGGGTGCACCGCTGGGTGCGGGCGGCGGTCGCGGCCGGTTACGGGCTGCTGCCCGCGGCCACCGCCGGGGCCGCGCAGGGACGGTTCGACGTGGTCGCCGCGCATCTGCTGCTGCCGGTCGTGCTCGCCGGGATCGTCGCCGTGCTGACCGCCGAGCGCCGCAAGTGGCTGCACACCTCCGTGCTGTGCGCGCTCGGGCTGGCGCTGTTCGGCGCCTTCACCCCGCTGGGGCACGCGCTCGCGCTGGTCGGCCTGGTGGTCGCGTTCGTGGTGCTTCCGGCGCCGGGCCTGCTGCTGCGGCGGGCGGCGTCCGTGGTGATCGTGGTGTTCCTGCCGTTGTTGTTGCTGCTGCCGTGGCCCGCGGTGCTGGTGCGGTACCCGAAGTTCCTGCTGCACGGGCTGGGCGCGCCCGGCGGTGCCCAGCCCGGCGCCGGTGAGCTGTTCGGGTTGGCGCCCGGTGGTCCCGGTGCCTGGCCGGTCGGCGTGGTGGTGCTGGCGGCGGCGCTGATGGCGTTGATCCTGCGGCCGACCGCGCGGGCGGTGCCGGGCCTGCTGCTGGCGTTGCTGGGCGCGGCGGGCGTGGTGCTGGTGCGCTCGGTCGAGGTCGCGGACACTCCCGGCGGGGTGCTGACGCCCGGTTTCGCCGGGGTGCCGCTGCTGGTGGCCGGGGCCGGCTTGCTCTGGGCGGTGCTCGCGGCGTGCGAGCGGACGACCACCCCGAGTGCGGCGTGGCTGCCCAAGGCGGCGGCCATCGGCGGGGTGGTGCTGCTGGCCGTGCTGGCCACCGGCGCGCTGGTCGCCGGGCGTGACGGCCCGCTCACCGCCGATGGTGGCCTGCGCCTGGCGGACCCGCTGACCAACGAGCTGGCGCAGACCCAGCGGTCGGTGCTCGTGCTGGCCGGTGGGGGAGAACCGGCGAGGCAGGCGTCCGGACGGCTGCCCTCCTACGGCGACGACGACCTGGTGCCGACCACCGGCGCGCGGGAGCGGCTGGCCGACTGGCAGGTGAACCTGCTCAGCGGGGTGCGTGAACCGGTGCAGGAGGCGCTGGCGGGCATGGCCGCCGACGGCGTGCTCTTCGTGGTGCTGCCGCCGGGCGTGGACAGCGCGCCGATCCAGGCGATCGCCGAGGAGCAGGTGGCCGCGGCGCCACCGGCCGCCGACGGGCGGCAGGTGCTGCGGCTGACCACGGTGGGCGGGCCGGTGGTGCTGATCTCACCGGAGCTGGCGCAGCGGGCGGTGAACGGACGGCCGCCGGAGATCCAGTCGGCGGACGCCTCGGTGGCCGGTACCGCGGTGGTCGAGGCGGTGCCGCCGGAGGTCAGGGTCCGGGTGTCCGACGGACCGGCCGGGCGGCTGCTGGTGCTCGCCGCGGACGAGGAGCCGGGCTGGAAGGCGACGGTCAACGGCGAGCGCGCGGCGATCGTGCGTGCCTGGGGGCACCAGGTGGCGGTCGCGGTGCCGACGCGGCAGGCGGAGGTGGTGGTCGAGTACTCGGGCGGCGGGCGGAACATCCTGCTGCTGGTGCAGGTGGCGGCCCTGCTGTTCGCGGCGCTCACCGCAGTGCCGAGCAGGCGAGGTCACTCGCCTTCGATCACGTCCGGTTCGACGCCGAGATAA
- a CDS encoding helix-turn-helix transcriptional regulator: MATTNPLGQFLRARRAQARPEDSGLAPGPRRRVSGLRREEVALLAGVSTDYYIRLEQGRERNPSPQVLDALAQALDLDEELAEHLHRVARPLPARRAAGDRVSENLLRSMAAWPDTPAVVLGPYLNVLAHNALGGALFAGHRYSDDLVRLVFLDPDGRTFYPDWDRVAVNTVAGLRAAAIDHDDPRLIEVVGELSVKSAEFRKLWARHDIRQKTRETKRFQHPLVGPLTLHYESLTVNSAPGQQLVIYQADADSPTAEALQLLGSLVASDE, translated from the coding sequence ATGGCGACGACAAATCCGCTGGGGCAGTTCCTCCGCGCGCGCCGGGCGCAGGCCCGGCCGGAGGATTCCGGACTGGCGCCCGGCCCCCGCCGCCGGGTGAGCGGGCTCCGCCGCGAGGAGGTCGCGCTGCTGGCGGGGGTCAGCACCGACTACTACATCCGGCTGGAGCAGGGGCGCGAGCGGAACCCGTCGCCGCAGGTGCTCGACGCGCTGGCGCAGGCGCTGGACCTGGACGAGGAGCTGGCCGAACACCTGCACCGGGTGGCGCGGCCGCTGCCCGCCCGCCGGGCCGCCGGTGATCGGGTCAGCGAGAACCTGTTGCGCAGCATGGCCGCCTGGCCGGACACCCCGGCCGTGGTGCTCGGGCCGTACCTGAACGTGCTCGCGCACAACGCCCTCGGCGGCGCGCTCTTCGCCGGCCACCGGTACAGCGACGACCTGGTGCGCCTGGTTTTCCTCGACCCGGACGGCCGCACCTTCTACCCGGACTGGGACCGGGTGGCGGTGAACACCGTCGCCGGACTGCGCGCGGCGGCGATCGACCACGACGACCCGCGGTTGATCGAGGTGGTCGGTGAGCTGTCGGTGAAGAGCGCGGAGTTCCGCAAGCTCTGGGCCCGGCACGACATCCGGCAGAAGACCCGCGAGACCAAGCGTTTCCAGCACCCGCTGGTCGGCCCGCTGACGCTGCACTACGAAAGCCTGACGGTCAACAGCGCGCCGGGGCAGCAACTGGTGATCTACCAGGCGGACGCCGACAGCCCGACCGCCGAAGCGCTGCAACTGCTCGGCAGCCTGGTCGCTAGCGACGAGTGA
- a CDS encoding phosphomannomutase/phosphoglucomutase — protein sequence MSDLSGIVKAYDIRGVVGEQLNADLVRDFGAAFALLVKLDVPTAVVIGHDMRESSPGLAAAFADGVTSQGLDVINIGLASTDQLYFASGSLNLPGAMFTASHNPAQYNGIKLCRAGAAPVGQDSGLGEIRDTVSQGVPEFAGQRGTVTERDVLADYAAHLRQLVDLSANRRLKVVVDAGNGMGGHTVPTVFDGLPVDVIPMYFELDGSFPNHEANPLDPKNLVDLQAKVRETGADAGLAFDGDADRCFVVDERGEPVSPSAVTALVAVRELAKEPGATIIHNLITSQAVPEIVAEHGGKPVRTRVGHSFIKQEMAATGAIFGGEHSAHYYFRDFWKADTGMLAALHVLAALGEQDGPLSELTAQYSRYAASGEINSTVDDQVARQVAVKDAYAGRDGALVDELDGLTVRLDDGSWFNLRASNTEPLLRLNVEAPDERAVRALTDEVLAIVRD from the coding sequence GTGTCAGACCTGTCGGGCATCGTGAAGGCCTACGACATCCGTGGCGTTGTCGGGGAACAGCTGAACGCCGACCTCGTCCGGGACTTCGGGGCCGCGTTCGCCCTGCTGGTGAAGCTGGACGTGCCCACAGCCGTGGTGATCGGCCACGACATGCGCGAGTCTTCGCCCGGCCTGGCCGCGGCCTTCGCCGACGGCGTCACCTCGCAGGGCCTCGACGTGATCAACATCGGCCTGGCCAGCACCGACCAGCTGTACTTCGCCTCCGGTTCGCTGAACCTGCCGGGCGCGATGTTCACCGCCAGCCACAACCCGGCCCAGTACAACGGCATCAAGCTGTGCCGGGCCGGCGCCGCCCCGGTCGGGCAGGACTCCGGCCTCGGTGAGATCCGCGACACGGTGAGCCAGGGCGTGCCCGAGTTCGCCGGGCAGCGCGGCACGGTGACCGAGCGGGACGTGCTCGCCGACTACGCCGCCCACCTGCGGCAACTGGTCGACCTCTCGGCCAACCGCAGGCTCAAGGTCGTGGTGGACGCGGGCAACGGCATGGGCGGGCACACCGTGCCCACCGTGTTCGACGGGCTCCCGGTCGACGTCATCCCGATGTACTTCGAGCTGGACGGCAGCTTCCCGAACCACGAGGCCAACCCGCTCGACCCGAAGAACCTGGTCGACCTCCAGGCCAAGGTCCGCGAGACCGGCGCCGACGCCGGGCTGGCCTTCGACGGCGACGCCGACCGCTGCTTCGTGGTCGACGAGCGCGGTGAGCCGGTGTCGCCGAGCGCGGTGACCGCGCTGGTGGCGGTGCGCGAGCTGGCCAAGGAGCCGGGCGCCACCATCATCCACAACCTGATCACCTCGCAGGCGGTGCCGGAGATCGTCGCCGAGCACGGCGGCAAGCCGGTGCGGACCAGGGTCGGGCACTCGTTCATCAAGCAGGAGATGGCCGCCACCGGCGCCATCTTCGGCGGTGAGCACTCCGCGCACTACTACTTCCGCGACTTCTGGAAGGCCGACACCGGCATGCTGGCCGCACTGCACGTGCTGGCCGCGCTCGGCGAGCAGGACGGCCCGCTCTCCGAGTTGACCGCCCAGTACTCGCGTTACGCCGCCTCCGGCGAGATCAACTCGACGGTGGACGACCAGGTCGCCCGCCAGGTCGCGGTCAAGGACGCCTACGCGGGCCGGGACGGCGCGCTGGTCGACGAGCTGGACGGGCTGACCGTGCGGCTGGACGACGGCAGCTGGTTCAACCTGCGTGCCTCGAACACCGAACCGCTGCTGCGGCTGAACGTGGAGGCCCCCGACGAGCGGGCCGTCCGTGCTCTGACCGATGAGGTTCTGGCGATAGTTCGTGACTGA
- a CDS encoding metallopeptidase family protein, with product MARGFRQQQRLRRDRHGRGLRGPLYPSSLPAASSRAEKFDALVLDALEPIEARWRHELTKLDVAVDDVPEVRRNGRPVNTEGVLHDGSVPLSRLVPAGVDRAGLPTRARIVLYRRPLEARAKDPAELAELVHDVLVEQVAGYLGVEPDVIEGE from the coding sequence ATGGCTCGTGGATTCCGACAGCAGCAGCGCCTGCGCCGGGACCGGCACGGGCGTGGCTTGCGCGGGCCGCTGTACCCGTCCTCCCTGCCCGCGGCTTCGAGCCGGGCGGAGAAGTTCGACGCGCTGGTCCTCGACGCGCTGGAGCCGATCGAGGCGCGCTGGCGGCACGAGCTGACCAAGCTGGACGTGGCGGTCGACGACGTACCGGAGGTCCGGCGCAACGGCCGCCCGGTGAACACCGAGGGCGTGCTGCACGACGGCTCGGTCCCGCTGTCCAGGCTGGTCCCGGCCGGGGTCGACCGGGCGGGCCTGCCCACCCGCGCCCGGATCGTGCTGTACCGGCGTCCGCTGGAAGCCCGCGCGAAGGACCCGGCCGAACTCGCCGAGCTGGTCCACGACGTGCTGGTCGAGCAGGTCGCGGGTTATCTCGGCGTCGAACCGGACGTGATCGAAGGCGAGTGA
- a CDS encoding WhiB family transcriptional regulator produces MRAAIDGREGGSVMDWGERPEQELGVLTDLFDPAEEQQWQERALCAQTDPEAFFPEKGGSTREAKRICQGCEVKDECLEYALAHDERFGIWGGLSERERRKLKKRVV; encoded by the coding sequence ATGCGGGCAGCGATCGACGGAAGGGAAGGGGGCTCGGTCATGGATTGGGGCGAACGCCCGGAGCAGGAACTGGGGGTTCTCACTGATCTTTTCGACCCGGCCGAGGAACAGCAGTGGCAGGAACGCGCGCTCTGCGCGCAGACCGACCCGGAGGCGTTCTTCCCGGAAAAGGGGGGCTCCACCAGGGAAGCCAAGCGGATCTGCCAGGGCTGCGAGGTGAAGGACGAATGCCTCGAGTACGCGCTGGCGCACGACGAACGCTTCGGCATCTGGGGCGGGCTGTCCGAGCGCGAGCGGCGCAAGCTCAAGAAACGCGTGGTTTAG
- a CDS encoding Trm112 family protein: MAVTLDEQLLEILACPSEDHAPLRPGSPEDPEADALTCTSCGRVYPVRDGIPVLLLDEAVERAEKDPATDGD; this comes from the coding sequence ATGGCCGTAACGCTTGACGAGCAGCTGCTCGAGATCCTGGCGTGTCCGTCCGAGGATCACGCGCCGCTGCGGCCGGGCTCCCCGGAAGACCCGGAGGCGGACGCGCTCACCTGCACCTCGTGTGGCCGGGTGTACCCGGTCCGCGACGGCATCCCCGTGCTCCTGCTCGACGAAGCCGTCGAACGGGCCGAGAAAGATCCCGCGACCGATGGTGATTGA
- the manA gene encoding mannose-6-phosphate isomerase, class I, with protein MELLRNAVRPYAWGSRTTIPELLGRPVPAPHPEAELWMGAHPGDPSKVVGPDGTERSLLELVEADPVAQLGEKCAGTWGGRLPFLLKILAAEEPLSMQAHPSADQAAEGYAREEAAGIPRDAANRNYPDPTAKPELVCALTEFHALAGFRDPTRTVKLLNAIETPGLAKYTSLLAAQPDSDGLRALFTTWITLPQATLDELLPEVLDACVAHVKDHGEFNTECRTILELGEAHPRDAGVLAALLLNRLVLRAGEAIYLPAGNLHLYLHGTAVEILANSDNILRCGLTPKHVDVPELLRVVDFAAVEMPVLKGEEGDCGAVYRTGAPEFELSRVEWTASDREPVRAVSTGPQILLCTEGALHVVAEDGGELVLNRGQSIWLAAVDPAVTITPTGDRPAQLFRATAGTC; from the coding sequence GTGGAGCTGCTGCGCAATGCCGTGCGGCCCTACGCATGGGGATCGAGGACCACCATCCCCGAGCTGCTGGGCAGGCCGGTGCCTGCCCCGCACCCGGAGGCGGAACTCTGGATGGGGGCGCACCCCGGCGACCCGTCGAAGGTCGTCGGTCCCGACGGCACCGAGCGCAGCCTGCTGGAGCTGGTCGAGGCCGACCCGGTGGCCCAGCTCGGCGAGAAGTGCGCCGGTACCTGGGGCGGCAGGCTGCCGTTCCTGCTGAAGATCCTGGCCGCCGAGGAACCGCTGTCGATGCAGGCGCACCCGTCGGCCGACCAGGCCGCCGAGGGCTATGCCCGCGAGGAGGCGGCAGGCATCCCGCGGGACGCGGCGAACCGGAACTACCCGGATCCGACCGCGAAGCCCGAGCTGGTCTGCGCGCTGACCGAGTTCCACGCGCTGGCCGGGTTCCGCGATCCGACGCGCACGGTGAAGCTGCTGAACGCGATCGAGACGCCGGGGCTGGCGAAGTACACCAGCCTGCTCGCCGCGCAGCCGGATTCGGACGGGCTGCGCGCGCTGTTCACCACCTGGATCACGCTGCCGCAGGCCACGCTGGACGAGCTGCTGCCCGAGGTGCTCGACGCGTGCGTGGCGCACGTGAAGGACCACGGCGAGTTCAACACCGAATGCCGCACGATCCTCGAACTGGGCGAGGCGCACCCGCGCGACGCCGGGGTGCTGGCCGCGCTGCTGCTGAACCGGCTGGTGCTGCGTGCCGGCGAGGCGATCTACCTGCCCGCCGGGAACCTGCACCTGTACCTGCACGGCACGGCCGTGGAGATCCTGGCGAACTCGGACAACATCCTGCGCTGCGGGCTGACCCCGAAGCACGTGGACGTGCCGGAGCTGCTGCGCGTGGTGGACTTCGCCGCCGTCGAGATGCCGGTGCTCAAGGGCGAGGAGGGCGACTGCGGTGCGGTGTACCGGACCGGCGCCCCGGAGTTCGAGCTGTCCAGGGTCGAGTGGACGGCGAGCGATCGCGAGCCCGTGCGGGCCGTCAGCACCGGCCCGCAGATCCTGCTGTGCACCGAGGGCGCGCTGCACGTGGTCGCCGAGGACGGCGGTGAGCTGGTGCTGAACCGGGGCCAGTCGATCTGGCTGGCCGCGGTCGACCCGGCGGTGACGATCACGCCGACCGGCGACCGGCCGGCCCAGCTGTTCCGGGCCACCGCCGGTACCTGCTGA